The genomic interval ACCACCTGGGTCACTTCCTGTTGACCAACCTCCTCGGTCCGGCGCTCCAGGGGGCCGGTTCCGCGAGGGTGATCAACCTGTCTTCGGCCGGACACTGGTTCTCTCCGGTGGACCTCGACGATCCCAATTACGAGCGTCGCCCTTACGATCCGATGGCAGCCTATGGTCAATCGAAGACCGCAAACATCTGGTTCTCCCTCGAGCTCAGCCGCCGCTGGGCGGAGCATGGAGTGTCCAGCTTCGCCGTTCATCCCGGCGGCATCGAGACCGAGCTGGACAGGAACTTGGACCCGTCCATCTTGGGTGCGATCGAGAAGATGTTCGAGGACTACGGGCATCTCTTCAAGACCATTCCGCAGGGTGCGGCGACCACCTGCTGGGCGGCGACCAGCGCCAGCTTGAACGGCAAGAGCGGCCTCTACCTCGAAGACTGCCAGATCTCGAAACCGGCCGAGAGCGACGACTTCGGGCAAGGCGGCTACCTGCCCCACGCCTACGACGAGAAGGGCGCCGCCGGTCTCTGGGAGCTCTCGAATCAGCTCCTGGGAACGAGCTTCTGAGCCAGGCGCCCTCCCACCACGGCCCCTCGATTCAGAAAGACAACGTCCTCACCGAGATCACTCAACCAACACATCCAGGGAGCTGAGCAATGCATGTACTGATCTCCGGGGCAACCGGATTCGTCGGCCAAGGCGTGTTGGCCGAGGCCCTGAACGCCCCCGACGTGAGCGCAGTCACAACCCTCGGGCGGCGCCCCACCGGCACCGAGCACGCCAAGTTGACCGAGCTGGTCGTTGACGACATGGGTGATCTGTCGAGCATCGCCGACCATCTGGCAGAGGTCGATGCGTGCTTCTGGTGCCTCGGCATCTCGTCGCAGGGC from Acidobacteriota bacterium carries:
- a CDS encoding SDR family NAD(P)-dependent oxidoreductase, encoding MTFDRTSTTEDVLSGVDLTGKTVIITGASTGLGAETARAMAIHGADLTLVARSSEKLNRVAEEIHTATGRTPETATLELDKPSTVRSFAETWLASHDTLDLLINNAGIMAPPLTRTAEGWESQFATNHLGHFLLTNLLGPALQGAGSARVINLSSAGHWFSPVDLDDPNYERRPYDPMAAYGQSKTANIWFSLELSRRWAEHGVSSFAVHPGGIETELDRNLDPSILGAIEKMFEDYGHLFKTIPQGAATTCWAATSASLNGKSGLYLEDCQISKPAESDDFGQGGYLPHAYDEKGAAGLWELSNQLLGTSF